TTGAGGGACATAGCACTCCATCCTATTGACTCCTGGGGCTGGTGGCTGCCATGACCTCACTGGGAGGCTGAGAGCTGGTGGGGGTGCCCAGGGAGAGGAATGCTCTGGGATCACCCACAGAAGTGTTCCCACACAGGGTGTCATCCTTGGGTGCTATTTTGGGGCGGTGGCGCTGTACATCTGGGCCATTGGGATCCTGGCAGCGGGGCAGAGCTCCACGATGACTGGGACCTATGCGGGACAGTTCGTCATGGAGGTGAGGGATGGGGATGCCGGCCCTCGCCcccatggggagcagctgagaggGAGGGGAATAACAGGAACGCTCTGGGTGGGGGGATCCTATGGGTACAGCCATCCAGGGGTATTTAGCAGAGTTAATTGCCCCCCAGTGCCTGCAGGGAGCTGGGCATGGGGCACTGCCCACCTGGTGGGTGACAACTTGCTGGCACCAGGGTCCTGGTCCCCAGGACGTAGGATGGGGACAGTGCCCACCCATTCCTGCTGCACATGGTGCCCCATGCGGTATTTCCCCAATGAGCTTGTTTGCTTTAAGAGCTGGAGCTGACATCTAGTGGGGTCTGGCAGCCCTGCAAGGACCTGCTCAGTGCCCTGCCACAGAGGAGGGGGTGATGCCCCCTGTGTTCGTCCAAGCCAGGATTTGGCAGGGGGGCTGCACAGTGCACAGCAAGGGGCAAGGGTGCAGGTTTCGCCGTGTCCCCAGGGCTTCCTGCAGCTCCGCTGGTCCCGCTTCGCCCGGGTGCTCTTCACCCGCTCTTTCGCCATCCTGCCCACCGTTTTCGTGGCTGCCTTCAAGGATGTCAGCCACCTCACAGGCATGAACGACATTCTCAACGTCCTCCAGAGCATCCTGGTAAGGTGGGGGGCACTTCCTGCCCCTcaacagcccagcccagcagtcaCACCCCCCTCACCCTGCTCTCCTTTCAGCTGCCCTTTGCCGTCCTGCCCGtcctcaccttcaccagcctGCGCCCACTCATGCAGGACTTCACCAACGGCCCGTGAGTGCCAGGGCAGCGGGAGGTACAGGAGGCAGAGAGGGGTGccccagcagcaggcacccgcCCTTTGCGCATTCATCCCCCGCGCACCACACCTTGGGGGCAGTTGGCGTATGTGCACTGGAGGAGGGTGGAGGGTGTGATAAGGGAGGAGATGTTCATTCCCATGTGCCCAGGGCATCTGGAGCAGGACaagactccatcactgccctctcCATCCTCATCCCAACACTACATCTGGTCTCCCCCACAAGTCCTCAGcatcctcctggcactgctggctCTGCATCCGACGGGTACCCAGAGCCCCATCATGAGGGTGTAGTATGGCCGTGGGGTGCAGATGTCCTGGTTGGGGTCTTGCTCACCTACAATCCCAGATTCCCCAGACCGCTGTGCCCACTGGCATATGTGGTgtgggctctgccctggtgctgatgtctgctctgctgcctgcagcctaGGGAAGGTGCTGATGACCGTCATCACGGGGCTGGTCTGCGCCATCAACGTCTACTTTGTGGTGGACTTCCTGCCCACGCTGCAGGGCCTGGGGTACTATATCCCTCTGGGTCTGCTGCTGGCTGCCTATGTGGCCTTCATCGCCTACCTGGTATGGCTGGCACCATGGGAAttgggggctgcctgggggacAGTACACCCAGCCCATCGACCTGCCCTCTTTGCCTCCACAGATCTGGACGTGCAGCATTGCACACGGAGCCTGGTTCCTGGCCTGGGACCACCACAGTCGGTTCAGCTTTGGTGCCTCCCTCAACCCGCCAGCCCTGGCAGGGACCCGGTGACAAACCCTGTCCCTCATTCCTGGCCCCCCCTCCTGCACCGGCCACCTGATTGATGCCACGCCGAGCCCCAGGGGTGATGTTGTGGCGAGAGATACACTCAGCAAGGAAGGGGTTAACAGCCGGGCAGACCTTCCCCCGGGTTTTACGAGACCCTCCCAAGTTCGGGGATGCTGGTCCAGGCTGGATGCGGAGTGGGGGGACAGCGGGAGGTGCCGGCAGCTCTTGGCACAGAGGCTTCAGTGAAGAAGCCGCCGCGGAGATTTCCCTTCCTCATTAGCGCCGGGAACCGCCGGCCCCCGGGACGACTGATTACCGCCCGGGACCGCTAATCACCACCCGGGACCGCTAACTACGCCTTTCCGCCCGTCGTCCGGGGACAGCTGGACCGCCCCAGCGCAGCCGGGGCGGCCACCCCCGCTGTCCGGTACCGGGTCAGTCCCGGATGGGACCAGCCGGAGCCCCACCGGGGACTCGGGGGAAGGGGCGGCTGATAAATGGCGTGTTTGTAACCTGGCCTCAGCCTCGCTGCTGCTGCGCGGCCCCAGGTCGGGGACCCCCACGGCTCGGACCCCCACGGCTCCCCCATTCCCAGGGCCAGAACCTTTGCCTCAGGCTGGGTGGGCTCGGTGGAGGGGGTTGCACACACCCACGCGTTGccgtgggggtgcaggaagggTCTTTAGCTTCAACTCTTTGCATTCCCCTGGGGGGAGCGGGGAGGTGGGGAGTCCTCACCGTGCCCTATCCGCCCCGGATGCCTCGGTTCCCGCCTGCCAGCCCCGCCGGATACGGGGCCATTCAGGCCCTTGCCGGGGGCGGCCGTCGctccccccatcacccccgtcCTCGGTCCGCACCCCGGGTGGGGGATCCCGCCGCGGCCCGCACTTGCTAGACGCTCCCTGGCTGTTTCAAGGCTCCCCCctctccccagcacccccccccCAACTCAAAATCCCCTTTCCTAAACCAACGCGGATGTGGGGACGGAGATAGGGACAACTGGGGGGACAGACCCCCCATTCAGTGTCGCCCTCCACCCCGGGAACAGAACCCCCCACCCCCCGGTCCTGGGGGCCGCGTTTGTTTATGTGAAGAATTTCCCCTTCCTTAAAAGGGCGATGTCGGCCGGGGTGGGGCGGTGCCTCCCGCCTCCGCGTTGGCCCAACCTCGGGCTGCTTGAAGGAGGAGCCACAGCGGTGGGGCCCACCAAAAGGAGGGGTCTTCTCCCCGCAAGGGGCGCAGCCGACCCCACTCGCCGGGGCTGCCACCAGCTCTGGGGAGGAGTGGGGGCTACGCTCCCATCCACAGTGCCTGCAAAAGGCGCCCTTAGCCCGAGGTGCGGGGTCCTGCAGGGGCTGGGTGGGCCGGGGAACATCGGAGTCGGGGTGCTGCGGGGTGCTGGGGTCTGCGGGGTGCAGGGACCAGCCCCACAGCACGTCTGTGGGGCAGGAGGTTTCCAGAACAGTGCCAGCTGGGGTCGTCCTTCTCCAGCCGGGACCCCTGGTCCGGGGATACCCCCAGCTCGAAGGCACCTGCTTGGGCACAGCAGGATGTGCCCGGCCCCGGTCGCCGGCCGTCAGGCAGAGCTCCTAGAGCCATGTATGGTTGGGGTAACAGAAATGGCGACCAGgaccccagcctggggacagtggggtggcaCAAAAAGGTCCTTCGGTGCCTGGCTGACGGGAGCACGGTGCTTTTCTGCCTGGTGCCCGCACCCCGCAGCCCACGCGTCCAGCGGGGGACTGCCCGCTCCTGGCCTGGGAGTGCAGGATGAGGCCCCTGTCCCCACAAGCCCCGTGTCACCAGCCTGTCTCGCAGCCCCGGGGGCGGACGGCAtctccctgagctcccaggccGTCGGAGTTCCCCGTGGGTGAGCAGTGAAGTTAGAGGTGATGCTCTGATTGCTGCTCCAGGCGTCTGGCCGGGAGATTTTGCTAATTACATTAATTAGAGAACGGGCAGGGCCTGGGTGAGCTGGGGTTGCTGCTTGCTCATGGCtcaaagagaagggaagagcagGATTTAGCGAAAGAAACGGGTGCTGTAGAGGACAGTGTGTGGCTCCCACAGCTGTCCCCGCGGTGAGCAGCGTCCCCTGGCACCTGCCTgcggcagagcccagcccagccacccCTCTGGGGATAAAGTGGGCACcctgcctggcttcacctgggATAAAGGAATAGCACCAGTCAGCCCAAAATAGAGACTGGAGGAAGCACcacctcttccttcctctccctcccgcCGGTCAGGGGGAGAGCACCAGCTGCCTAGTTAGGGGGGCCGGCTGCCTCTATGTCCAGCACTGCAAGGggtcagggaaactgaggcacgaccGCTACCCACTGTCAGAGCAGGTGGCAGGACGAGGTGTCCTGGTTCCCAGCCACAGCCCGGTCCCCACCAGGGCTCCCAGGGGGTTCGTGGGGCTGGGATGCCCCACACGGAGCTGGGAAGGTGGGAGCCGCAGGTGTGAAGAGGCTTTTGCTCTGCTAGCGCTTCCAGCGCCTGCCAGATCCTGCTGACTTCGCAACATCCTAATTCCCCAGGGAGGCACCTGCTGATGCTGGACGCCATCTCACAGCGGGGTCACTTGTGGGCATATGTCATGTCCCCTTTTGGCCCACGCTGGCAAAGGCAACGAGCTGCTTCCCAGACTCGATCCTCAGGGGCTGCTTCCACTCTACGGGGACGGCTCAACCCCGGGGAGCCAGAGGGGCAGAGTGGTACCGAGGGGGTGCTGCTGCAGGCATTGCTGCCTCACTAATGCCCCGGGTGCCCCCCGAGCCAGAAAGGACTATTCCAGCTCTCTAAGTTCCCAAACTACAGCTGAGAGAGACTGAAAGACCCCGAACAAGCTCAGATGGGAAATTTCCAATTTGCACTGCCCCCAGGGCAGCGCTGACGGAGGTCGCAGTGTCTCTGGCCGCCTAGATGGTGACCGGGATCGTCTGGAAATCCCCCGGGGCCAGACGCTGCCGGGGGACACCGCGGTGCAGTGGTGCCCTGGCAGTGCCCGGCCGGGCTTGTAGGTGGGGAGGTGCTGGGGATGAGGGAGCACTGGGGATGCCAGTGCATGGGGGACTTGGGAGGGGACAAGTTTTCCCGAGGAGGTTGTTGCATCTTCAAGCTCCCGGTAAAAGTTGCTTTTCGGAGAGCACCTGGAAACAGCCTCACTTCCCCCTGAAGGCAAGAGGGAAGGAACTGCAGAAGAAATTGTATATATTATTAATGTGTATATGTAATCTATCCAAATAATTAGGGATTTACGGGGGAAAGAAATATTATAAACAAGCAGGTGGTTACTGGTGCAGCCCTCCAGCCTTTGTTTCCCCCCACACTGGCCTATGCTGGCAATCGGGATCGTGTCCCCGAGTAGGGACAGGGATCccccagcagagccaggagccACCGAGTCCAGGAGGCTTTGCTGCAGGGGACACCCAGCATGGGGACGGGGGGCTTCATGTGCCGGGGGTGACTGCAGCGGGAGACATTtctcctgccccaggggctgcCACCTGGGTGGTGGGTGACACCTGCGGGTAAGAGCAGGGCCGAACCCCATCCTCATCATCCCTGAGCTGGGAGGCAATGGAGAGCCCCGGGGAGAGGCGGGGACTCCGTACGCTCACCATGGTGCAAGCGGGGGTCCATCCCAGCCAAGCCTGCGCCACAAGCACCCCTCAGAGACTGTCActccctgcaccccaggtcccGGCTCGCCTCGGCGGGGACCCCCGCTCCTCCCCCGCGGGGCGGATGCCGGGAGGAGGACGTAGGAGGAGGGGGGGGGCCCGGCATTGCCCTTTTAAGGGGTTCCTTGAAACCGCGCCCGGGTTCCATGTTTGCAGCCCCAGCCCGGGCGGAGGAAACTCCATGTTGTAACAAAGTTTCCTCCGCGGCGCCGctcccgcgcccgccgccccgcgccgccgccggcccccgcCCCGCCTCCCCCTCCGGGGGCCGCGCCGGGGGGGGCCGCCCcctcccacccaccccccccccggCGCCCATGGAGCAGCAGTCCATCATCGCCCAGGTTAgcagggaggaggggagcgcCCCGCTGCAGGAGAAAGGTAACGCGGGGGGGGATTCCCCCCCGGTGCGGGAGCTGGGGGAGGTCCCCGGGGTCTGCGGTACCGCGGGGTATGGGGGCGGCTGCCTGCGGAGGGTTTGATGAGCTGCGGACGCTCTCAGCCTGTTCCGCGcgtcctgctgccccagggctggagTGGGATGTGCTGGGGCACGGTGGGGCCGGGGCTCGGAGGCAGCGGGATTGTCTGCACACGTCTGGGTGCGGAGACCGTGCTCCGTCCCGTTCCCCGAATCCCGTCGGTGACCCTGGGGTGTTTGAGGCGCTGCTCGGGCCCCGGCGCTCGGCGTATTTGCGCTGTTTCCTCCGGAGCCAGGCGGGGGGTGCAGGCAGCGCCGGTGGGAAAACTGAGGCGGGGAGGGGGACCGAGTGCCGGGCACCCAGCTGCAGCCGGGGACACAGCCCGGCGCCTCGGCCGCCCGTTGTTTGCGCTCCGTCCAGCCAGTGCAGGGGTTTtggcggggagcgctgcccgCCCTGCTGCCCGACGCCGGGGTGCTGTTCGTCGGCCTGGCGAGTTGGCAGGGTCAGGGGGGAGCCAAGCGTGAGAACGGGGTCCGTCCCCTATGAGGAGCTGCCTCTCCACGGGCTCCCTGCGGTGGGGCAACCTATGGGGCTGCCAGGGCAACGGGCCCTGGTCCGGCTCCTGGGAGGCACAACTAAGGGGGAGCTGCGGCTCCGGGCCTAGACGAGCCCCGATCCCGGCTCGGGCTGGAGACACAGTCTTGCCCGCGCGGCCGGTGGGGAAGGGGCTGAAGCCGCCACACTGCCCCCGGCGCCCGGGGCGGGCAGGAGCCGcgcctctgcctcagtttccccttggtCCGCCAATGGGGGCTGCGGTAACGGCACCCAGGGGCGGGCACTTCTTCCTGATTGGTCTTTCGCCTCCGGTATGCTCGAGCCGGCCAATGAGAGAGCGGCCAGGCTGAGGGCGGGGAAAAGAGGCTGTAATCCCCGCCTCTCCAGACGAGGTCTCCCCCCCAGGGTCACCCACCCGCGTGGGTCTGTGCCCCCGCGGAGGGACAGCGGGACGATCCCGGGGGTCCACGATCCTCCTGGGAAGTGCCACAACGGCCCCGGCTCCCCACACTGTGTTATTGTAGGGTCTTTGGCCGCTTGGGGGGGATGCACCTAGGCAAGGGGTTGTGGGTGGTCTCCAAACACTCGTGTCCGCAGCGCCAGCGCTTGGCGGGGCAGGAAGGGTGGACGGACGGGTGCCGGGGGCTGTTAAGGGCTTGGGGGGGTGTCGCCCAGCACCTTCCATGTCAAAACCTTGAACCTGGCTTACCTGACCTTTCTTGCCATGAGGGGGCTTGGGGAACCTCCGGCGGTGCCCTTGTCTTCTTATCCCCTTTCTGCCCCCCCAGGCACCCAAGCCCCCACCAAGAAGCCACGAAACCGCAGCATCTTCCAGTCCCTCTTCTGCTGCCTGTGCCGTGATGAGGGGGAGCCCTGTGCTGGCACGACAAGTGCCCCGCTGCTGGTGGAGGAGAATGGGGCCCTGCCCAAGGtatcccccctccccatcacccccacacccccagctTGACATTGCAGGGGTGACACAGTGTTGGGGGGGCCAGGCTGCCCATCCCAAGCGCTTCCCCAATGCCAGGATGGGGGTTGATATGGGTTCCCCCCCTATGCCAATTCTGGGTGGGTGGGAGGGGATGCCCCTCACCACCCTGCTGACCCCTGGGTTTGCCTGTGTCCCCCCACCTCACTGCAGGCTGCTGTCAAACATCTTTTGCCTGAGATCAAGCCACAGGATGCCAGCAAGCTCTGCGTGGTCATCGACCTGGACGAGACGCTGGTGCACAGCTCCTTCAAGGTGGGGGATGCCCTGGCCcaccccacccctcctgcccccccgccacccctcctgccccctgcTCTGTTCTCTTCCCAGGTGATGCCCAGTGCCATGGCAGCTGTGATCGGCACCCCGCACGGCCTGCTGGATTGGGGTGGGGTGTCCTTACAGGGGGTGGTGGGTCCGGGAGGGGGTGTGGAGTGGGCAGAGGGCGGGCAGTGTTTGGGCAGGGGTCGTCTGCCCAGCACTGATCCTGCTGTGCCCTCCCCAGCCAGTGAACAACGCTGACTTCATCATTCCTGTGGAAATTGATGGCATCATGCACCAGGTAATGGGGgggtgcctgggaggtggggggcACAGCCACCTCTTCCCCGGGGACTGGCAGCTGTCCCAGTACTCTGCACCAAGGGGCATTCAGGGGCATCAGGGTGCTGGGGCTAGCACTTTGCGGGGGCAGAAGTGGGTGCTCCTTTTCCCAGTGGGTGGGAAGGTGAGGAGGGGTCCTGGCACCGTGTCCTCCTGCAGTGGCTGGCCCCAGGTTCAAGTAATCCAGGATAGGCTGTGATCTGGGCAATCAGCCTGTTCTTGGTTACTTGGCTCTGGAGCTGGCCAGATGCTTCACTCTGGACGTGCCAGTGGGGCTGTGGCATCTCCCAGCCCACGCGGGGCAGGCCTCATGACACAGGGCATGGGCagccctctgccccccacttcccagCAGAGAGCCACCATCTGGGATCAGGGGCACGAGCGTCCCCCAGGGTGGGCATGGGGGTACTGGCGGGGGGCCAGGTTGTGGGTGCCTGTGTTGTGCTGccctctgccccattgcccacagGTGTATGTGCTCAAGCGGCCTCACGTGGATGAGTTCCTGCAGCGCATGGGTGAGCTCTTTGAGTGCGTGCTCTTCACTGCCAGCCTGGCCAAGGTGGGTGCTGCCAGCTCCCACCATCGCCTTCCCTTTCCCAGTCACCTCTGGGGTGGCATAATTCCCTTTGCCTGCCCAACCGTGGGCATTGCTGGCCCCTTGTCCCCTGCCCACCCCACTGCCTGCCTGCCCCTGTACCGCGCTgcccggggaaactgaggcacggggcgaGCTGGCACTGGTGGAGAGCTGGGTGCCATCATCACCGTGGGGTGGGCACAGTGGCAGAGCGTGCCGCAGTGACCCCTCTCACCTGCCTGCAGTACGCGGACCCTGTGGCTGACCTGCTGGATAAATGGGGTGCTTTCCGGGCACGGCTCTTCCGGGAATCCTGTGTCTTCCACCGCGGCAACTACGTGAAGGACCTGAGCCGCCTGGGCCGTGACCTGCGCCGCATCATCATTGTGGACAACTCACCTGCATCCtacatcttccaccctgacaacGCCGTACGTATGcctggggggaggagggggaatggAGGGGAGGTGGCGGGGGCCCCCCCTCAGCCGCTGCCTGCTGCGCTGCCCGCAGGTGCCGGTGGCTTCCTGGTTCGATAACATGGCGGACACGGAGCTCCTGGACCTGCTGCCCTTCTTCGAGAGGCTCAGCAAGGTGGAGGATGTGTACTCAGTGCTCAAGAAGCAGCGGACTAACAGCTAGTGCCACCCTGCAAACCCGGGTGGGGCGCTCCTGTGGCGGCTGGATGCCTTATTTTAGAGTGCGT
Above is a genomic segment from Patagioenas fasciata isolate bPatFas1 chromosome 7, bPatFas1.hap1, whole genome shotgun sequence containing:
- the CTDSP1 gene encoding carboxy-terminal domain RNA polymerase II polypeptide A small phosphatase 1 — its product is MFAAPARAEETPCCNKVSSAAPLPRPPPRAAAGPRPASPSGGRAGGGRPLPPTPPPAPMEQQSIIAQVSREEGSAPLQEKGTQAPTKKPRNRSIFQSLFCCLCRDEGEPCAGTTSAPLLVEENGALPKAAVKHLLPEIKPQDASKLCVVIDLDETLVHSSFKPVNNADFIIPVEIDGIMHQVYVLKRPHVDEFLQRMGELFECVLFTASLAKYADPVADLLDKWGAFRARLFRESCVFHRGNYVKDLSRLGRDLRRIIIVDNSPASYIFHPDNAVPVASWFDNMADTELLDLLPFFERLSKVEDVYSVLKKQRTNS